A genomic stretch from Flavobacterium sp. KS-LB2 includes:
- a CDS encoding DUF4145 domain-containing protein, whose protein sequence is MKCPHCLVEFHDESKQISLGNDAQGNWDILSKNCPNCKNNIYYLRNFILTESQFGQKRNYKSELLIRPKIANRPPVPLEVPVQFADDYNEACLVIVDSPKASAALSRRCLQHLIRENLGIKKKDLFQEIQEIIDNGLLPTDLIESIDSIRNVGNFAAHPIKSQSSGEIVEVEPHEAEWNLDVIEMLFEYLFVRPQAIKKKRDALNLKLSDAGKNPMQ, encoded by the coding sequence ATGAAATGTCCCCATTGTTTAGTAGAATTTCATGATGAATCAAAGCAAATTTCACTTGGAAATGATGCTCAAGGAAATTGGGATATACTCTCAAAAAATTGTCCGAATTGCAAAAACAATATATACTATTTAAGAAACTTCATATTAACCGAATCACAATTCGGACAAAAACGTAATTATAAATCTGAATTATTAATTCGACCTAAAATTGCAAATAGACCTCCTGTGCCACTTGAAGTACCAGTTCAGTTTGCAGATGATTATAATGAAGCTTGCCTTGTAATTGTTGATAGTCCAAAAGCTAGTGCAGCACTTAGTCGGAGATGTTTGCAACATTTAATAAGAGAAAATTTAGGAATAAAGAAAAAAGATCTTTTTCAAGAAATTCAAGAAATTATAGACAATGGATTGTTGCCAACTGATTTAATTGAAAGCATAGATTCAATAAGAAATGTTGGCAATTTTGCAGCTCATCCAATAAAAAGTCAAAGCAGTGGAGAAATTGTAGAAGTTGAACCTCATGAAGCAGAATGGAATTTAGATGTTATAGAAATGCTTTTTGAATATCTATTTGTAAGACCTCAAGCAATTAAAAAGAAGAGAGATGCTCTGAACTTAAAACTATCAGATGCCGGTAAAAATCCAATGCAATAA
- the purL gene encoding phosphoribosylformylglycinamidine synthase produces the protein MIHFFENQSKTVFAVQTQNEISAQDISKLNWLFADSNKIEKSVLTDFFVGPRATMITPWSTNAVEITQNMGISGIIRIEEFHKVTADFSDFDPMLSLKYAELNQDIFTINVLPEAILDIDDIAAYNKQEGLSLSPEEVEYLDNLAIKLGRKLTDSEIFGFSQANSEHCRHKIFNGKFIIDGEEKESSLFKLIKKTSQENPNDIVSAYKDNVAFVKGPRVQQFAPKSADKPDFYEVKEFDSVISLKAETHNFPTTVEPFNGAATGSGGEIRDRLAGGQGSLPMAGTAVYMTSYSRLAENRPWENGMTERKWLYQTPMDILIKASNGASDFGNKFGQPLITGSILTFEHEEDARKLGFDKVIMQAGGIGYGKLDQAIKKKPQTGDKIVILGGENYRIGMGGAAVSSADTGAFSSGIELNAIQRSNPEMQKRAANAIRGLVESDNNPIVSIHDHGAGGHLNCLSELVEETGGLIDLDKLPVGDPTLSAKEIIGNESQERMGLVIGKENIDLLQKIADRERSPMYQVGDVTGDHRFTFESKSTGAKPMDFALEDFFGSSPKVVMTDKTIKRNYSDLSYDKKNISTYLEQVLQLEAVACKDWLTNKVDRCVGGKVAKQQCAGPLQLPLNNCGVMALDYQGIEGIATSIGHSPIASLIDPVAGTRTAIAESLSNIVWAPIKDGLKGISLSANWMWACKNEGEDARLYAAVQGCSDFAIELGINIPTGKDSLSMKQKYPNEEVIAPGTVIISAGGNCTDIRKVVEPVLQRDGGSIYYINLSQDDFKLGGSSFAQTLNTIGNEVPTIKDAAFFKRAFNTIQELISDNNILAGHDIGSGGLITTLLEMCFADTNLGAQIDFSVFEEKDIIKYLFAENIGIVFQAKSDAEVESILESNKVTFYKLGKVVENGTLDLGHLTFDIKEYRDIWFKTSFLLDQKQSKNGTAQARFDNYKNQALHYTFPAHFTGKKPVIDHSKPKPKAAIIREKGSNSEREMANAMYLAGFDVKDVHMTDLISGRETLEDIQFIGAVGGFSNSDVLGSAKGWAGAFLYNEKAKTALDNFFKREDTLSVGICNGCQLFMELEVINPEHEVHGKMLHNESNKHESIFTSVTVQENNSVMLSSLAGSTLGVWVSHGEGKFNLPMGEENYNIVSKYAYEGYPANPNGSHFDVAMLCDKTGRHLVMMPHIERSTFQWNWAYYPKDRDDEVSPWHEAFVNARKWMDKK, from the coding sequence ATGATCCATTTCTTTGAAAACCAAAGCAAAACTGTTTTTGCCGTACAAACGCAAAACGAAATTTCGGCTCAAGACATTTCAAAATTAAACTGGCTTTTTGCCGATTCAAATAAAATAGAAAAATCCGTACTGACGGATTTTTTTGTTGGTCCTCGCGCCACAATGATAACGCCGTGGAGCACTAATGCTGTGGAAATCACCCAAAACATGGGAATTTCCGGAATCATTAGAATCGAAGAATTTCACAAAGTAACAGCTGATTTTTCTGATTTTGACCCGATGTTGTCGCTAAAATACGCTGAGTTAAATCAAGATATTTTCACTATCAATGTACTTCCGGAAGCCATTTTGGACATCGATGATATTGCTGCTTACAACAAACAAGAAGGATTGTCTTTGAGTCCGGAAGAAGTGGAATATTTGGATAATCTAGCGATTAAATTAGGACGAAAACTAACAGATTCTGAGATTTTTGGATTCTCACAAGCCAATTCAGAACACTGTCGTCACAAGATTTTCAACGGAAAATTTATCATTGACGGAGAAGAAAAAGAATCTTCTTTATTCAAATTAATCAAGAAAACATCTCAGGAAAACCCGAACGATATTGTTTCGGCTTATAAAGACAACGTTGCTTTTGTAAAAGGGCCTCGTGTACAACAGTTTGCACCAAAAAGTGCTGATAAACCTGATTTTTATGAAGTAAAAGAATTTGATTCGGTTATTTCATTAAAAGCAGAAACGCACAATTTCCCAACAACCGTGGAGCCTTTCAATGGAGCTGCAACGGGTTCTGGTGGAGAAATCCGTGACCGTTTAGCAGGTGGACAAGGTTCTTTGCCAATGGCAGGAACGGCAGTATACATGACTTCCTATTCTCGTTTAGCCGAAAACAGACCGTGGGAAAACGGTATGACCGAAAGAAAATGGTTGTATCAAACGCCAATGGATATTTTGATCAAAGCGTCAAACGGAGCTTCTGATTTTGGAAATAAATTTGGACAACCCTTAATTACAGGTTCTATCCTGACTTTCGAACACGAAGAAGACGCTCGCAAACTAGGTTTCGACAAAGTGATTATGCAAGCGGGTGGAATTGGTTACGGAAAATTAGATCAAGCGATTAAGAAAAAACCACAAACAGGTGATAAAATTGTTATCCTTGGTGGGGAAAATTATAGAATTGGAATGGGTGGCGCTGCAGTTTCTTCAGCAGATACAGGCGCTTTTAGTTCAGGAATTGAATTGAATGCCATTCAACGTTCGAACCCGGAAATGCAAAAACGTGCTGCTAATGCCATTCGTGGATTAGTAGAAAGTGATAACAATCCAATTGTCTCTATTCACGATCACGGCGCTGGAGGGCATTTAAACTGTCTTTCGGAATTAGTGGAAGAAACGGGCGGATTAATTGATTTAGACAAATTACCTGTGGGAGATCCTACCCTTTCGGCAAAAGAAATAATTGGTAACGAATCCCAGGAAAGAATGGGATTGGTTATTGGTAAGGAAAACATCGATTTATTGCAAAAAATTGCTGACAGGGAACGTTCTCCAATGTATCAAGTAGGAGACGTAACCGGAGATCATCGTTTTACTTTCGAATCAAAATCAACTGGTGCTAAACCTATGGATTTTGCTTTGGAAGACTTTTTTGGAAGTTCTCCAAAAGTAGTTATGACGGACAAAACTATCAAAAGAAACTATAGCGATTTAAGTTACGACAAGAAAAACATTTCAACCTACTTAGAGCAAGTACTTCAACTGGAAGCGGTTGCTTGTAAAGACTGGTTGACCAACAAAGTGGACCGTTGCGTAGGTGGTAAAGTGGCGAAACAACAATGTGCAGGTCCATTGCAATTGCCATTAAACAATTGTGGTGTAATGGCTTTAGATTACCAAGGAATAGAAGGAATTGCCACTTCGATTGGGCACTCGCCTATTGCTTCGTTAATTGATCCGGTGGCAGGAACAAGAACTGCTATTGCCGAATCTTTATCAAACATTGTTTGGGCACCAATAAAAGATGGATTAAAAGGAATTTCACTTTCGGCAAACTGGATGTGGGCTTGTAAAAACGAAGGGGAAGACGCTCGTTTGTACGCAGCTGTACAAGGTTGTTCGGATTTTGCAATCGAATTGGGAATCAATATCCCAACCGGAAAAGATTCCCTTTCCATGAAACAAAAATATCCAAATGAAGAAGTAATCGCACCGGGAACGGTCATTATTTCGGCAGGTGGAAATTGTACCGATATTAGAAAAGTAGTAGAGCCGGTTCTACAAAGAGACGGCGGTTCTATTTATTACATCAATCTGTCACAAGATGATTTTAAATTAGGTGGTTCTTCGTTTGCACAAACATTGAACACTATTGGAAATGAAGTACCAACGATTAAAGATGCTGCCTTTTTCAAAAGAGCCTTCAATACCATTCAAGAATTAATTTCAGACAACAATATCCTTGCCGGACATGACATTGGAAGCGGTGGTTTGATCACGACTTTATTAGAAATGTGTTTTGCAGATACTAACTTGGGAGCTCAAATAGATTTCTCAGTTTTTGAAGAGAAAGACATCATCAAATATCTTTTTGCTGAAAATATAGGAATTGTTTTCCAAGCAAAATCAGATGCTGAAGTGGAATCTATATTAGAATCAAATAAAGTTACGTTCTACAAACTAGGAAAAGTGGTCGAAAACGGAACTTTAGACCTTGGCCATTTGACTTTTGATATAAAAGAATACAGAGATATTTGGTTCAAGACTTCCTTCTTATTAGACCAAAAACAATCGAAGAACGGAACGGCTCAAGCACGTTTTGACAATTACAAAAACCAAGCGTTACACTATACTTTCCCTGCACATTTTACAGGAAAAAAACCAGTTATCGACCATTCTAAGCCAAAACCTAAAGCAGCTATTATCCGTGAAAAAGGAAGTAACTCCGAGCGTGAAATGGCAAATGCGATGTACTTAGCCGGTTTTGATGTAAAAGACGTTCACATGACCGATTTGATTTCAGGTCGTGAAACCTTGGAAGACATTCAGTTTATTGGAGCTGTTGGTGGATTCTCTAATTCAGATGTATTGGGTTCTGCCAAAGGTTGGGCCGGAGCATTTTTATACAATGAAAAGGCAAAAACAGCTTTAGACAATTTCTTTAAAAGAGAAGATACGTTGTCTGTTGGAATCTGTAATGGTTGCCAATTGTTCATGGAATTGGAAGTAATTAATCCAGAGCATGAAGTACACGGAAAAATGCTGCACAACGAAAGTAACAAACACGAAAGTATTTTTACATCGGTAACGGTACAGGAAAACAATTCAGTGATGCTTTCATCATTAGCAGGAAGTACACTTGGAGTTTGGGTTTCGCATGGTGAAGGAAAATTCAACTTACCAATGGGTGAAGAAAATTACAATATTGTTTCTAAATATGCCTATGAAGGCTATCCTGCTAATCCAAACGGTTCACATTTTGACGTGGCGATGCTTTGCGACAAAACAGGACGTCACTTGGTGATGATGCCACACATTGAGCGTTCTACGTTCCAATGGAACTGGGCCTATTACCCAAAAGACCGAGACGATGAAGTTTCACCTTGGCATGAAGCTTTTGTCAATGCCAGAAAATGGATGGATAAAAAATAA
- a CDS encoding GEVED domain-containing protein, whose translation MNATTAAGTSITYCASQGNSTADEKIGKVVFGAINNTSTGTAGYENFTALTTNVTSGTANTITITPSWTGTVYSEGYAVWIDYNKNGLFTDAGELVWSKATSTTTPATGTITIPASAALGTTRMRVSMKYNAIPTSCEAIPYGQVEDYTVNIVAGTADTTAPSAPTALTASGTTQTTTTLSWTAATDNVGVTGYNVYRGTTLLGTVSSTTYNVTGLTAATAYTFSVKAKDAAGNISASSNVVNVTTTSGGSTATDLLFSEYIEGSSNNKALEISNATGGAINLSIYSIKKQTNGAGAWSTGLSLTGTLNNGSKFTIVNSLMASTCYPISSANLSTSATEMAFNGNDAVGLFKNGVLIDIIGTFNGGTANFAADETIRRKATVTSPTTTFNKTAQWDSYTSDTCNNLGSRVVEKTPKTSVTLDINDIAIYPNPSNGNFSINNSNKKYAIEIYSIIGQKIYSEENSTKSEITLPNIAKGTYLVRVTIDSNSVIKKLIIN comes from the coding sequence GTGAATGCTACAACTGCTGCCGGAACATCAATTACGTATTGTGCTTCTCAAGGAAACAGTACTGCCGATGAAAAAATAGGAAAAGTCGTTTTTGGTGCTATAAATAACACCAGTACAGGAACAGCAGGTTATGAAAATTTTACTGCATTAACTACAAATGTAACTTCAGGAACAGCAAATACCATCACCATCACACCATCATGGACAGGAACAGTTTATAGTGAAGGATACGCCGTATGGATTGATTACAACAAAAATGGATTGTTTACAGACGCAGGAGAACTGGTTTGGTCGAAAGCCACTTCAACAACAACTCCAGCAACAGGAACAATCACAATACCAGCTTCGGCTGCATTAGGAACTACCAGAATGAGAGTTTCAATGAAATACAATGCGATTCCAACTTCTTGCGAAGCGATCCCGTATGGTCAAGTAGAGGATTATACTGTAAATATAGTTGCTGGAACTGCGGACACAACAGCTCCATCAGCACCTACAGCTTTGACAGCATCAGGAACAACTCAAACTACAACCACTTTATCTTGGACTGCCGCAACGGACAATGTTGGAGTAACCGGATACAACGTATACAGAGGAACTACATTATTAGGTACCGTTTCAAGCACAACGTATAATGTTACGGGATTAACTGCTGCAACAGCCTATACTTTTTCTGTAAAAGCTAAGGATGCAGCCGGAAATATTTCAGCTTCAAGCAATGTTGTCAATGTTACTACAACTAGCGGTGGCTCCACTGCAACCGATTTATTATTTTCTGAATATATTGAAGGTTCGTCAAACAATAAAGCGTTGGAAATTTCAAATGCAACAGGCGGAGCGATTAATTTATCGATTTACAGTATCAAAAAACAAACCAACGGTGCCGGTGCTTGGAGTACAGGACTATCCTTAACCGGAACGCTGAATAACGGAAGTAAATTCACCATTGTAAATAGTTTGATGGCATCCACTTGTTATCCTATAAGTTCGGCTAATCTTTCTACATCAGCAACTGAAATGGCTTTTAATGGAAATGATGCTGTAGGTTTATTCAAAAATGGAGTCTTAATTGACATCATTGGAACTTTTAACGGCGGAACAGCAAACTTTGCAGCTGATGAAACAATCCGAAGAAAAGCAACAGTTACTTCTCCAACGACCACTTTCAATAAAACAGCACAATGGGATTCGTACACTTCAGACACCTGTAACAATTTAGGAAGTCGTGTGGTTGAAAAAACACCTAAAACAAGCGTTACTCTTGATATAAATGATATTGCAATTTATCCAAATCCATCTAATGGAAATTTCTCTATCAATAATTCGAATAAAAAGTATGCTATAGAAATTTATTCTATAATTGGTCAGAAAATTTACAGCGAAGAAAACAGTACCAAATCAGAAATTACGCTGCCAAATATTGCAAAAGGAACGTACTTAGTTCGAGTTACCATCGATTCAAATTCGGTCATCAAGAAATTAATAATCAACTAA